A window from uncultured Desulfobacter sp. encodes these proteins:
- the arnA gene encoding bifunctional UDP-4-amino-4-deoxy-L-arabinose formyltransferase/UDP-glucuronic acid oxidase ArnA, producing MKTIVLAYHNIGCIGIKALLAYGYEIQAVFTHEDDPHEAVWFESVAELAAANGIPVYAPEDINHPLWVERIRSMAPDQIFSFYYRHMVGPEILAIPSRGCMNLHGSLLPRYRGRCPVNWVLVNGETETGVTLHHMTPRPDDGDIVGQKQVPIHETDTALTLHHKIGTAAGDLLAALLPDILADSAPRIPQDNAIACYFGGRKPKDGQIDWTRSAHDVRNLVRAVTRPYPGAFSFLGTRKCLFWDVVETPSAPDVLPGTVLSIDPFCIACGTNAVEVRYGQEENGLYMKGTQLAQEMKLAPGMLFDGKTESVVGPRRKRHVLILGVNGFIGNHLSKRLLDSGCYEVHGMDLRSDCIRDLMAHPDFHYTEGDISIMREWIEYHVRKCDIVLPLVAIATPIEYVRNPLRVFELDFEENLRIVRYCVKYKKRLIFPSTSEVYGMCADDEFDEDYSNFVLGPIHKQRWIYSCSKQMLDRVIWAYGKTQGLPFTIFRPFNWVGPKLDSLKSARIGSSRVITQFILNLVEGSPIRLVDGGQQKRCFTDYRDGVECLFKIIEDKDGQCNGRIFNIGNPDNEYSMADLADILREKFAAHPQRSQFPPDSGTECIEARTYYGAGYQDVQHRRPSIRLSQKILGWTPTVPFEQSVAETLDYFLDSVAIVETQG from the coding sequence ATGAAGACGATTGTACTGGCCTATCACAATATTGGATGTATTGGCATCAAGGCACTTTTAGCCTACGGATACGAAATTCAGGCGGTTTTTACCCATGAAGATGATCCCCATGAAGCCGTCTGGTTCGAGTCTGTGGCCGAACTGGCTGCAGCCAACGGTATTCCGGTCTATGCCCCCGAAGATATCAACCATCCCCTTTGGGTTGAGCGAATCAGATCCATGGCCCCGGATCAGATTTTTTCCTTTTACTATCGCCATATGGTTGGCCCCGAAATCCTGGCCATTCCTTCCCGGGGATGCATGAATCTGCATGGCTCCCTTTTGCCCCGCTACCGGGGCCGGTGTCCTGTGAACTGGGTCCTGGTCAACGGGGAGACCGAGACCGGTGTCACCCTTCACCACATGACCCCCCGGCCTGATGACGGGGACATTGTGGGACAAAAACAGGTGCCTATCCATGAAACGGACACGGCTCTGACCCTGCATCATAAGATCGGTACCGCTGCCGGGGACCTGCTGGCGGCGCTTTTGCCCGACATTCTTGCAGACAGCGCCCCGCGCATCCCCCAAGACAACGCCATCGCCTGCTATTTCGGAGGCCGAAAACCCAAGGACGGACAGATCGACTGGACCCGCAGCGCCCATGATGTCAGGAACCTGGTACGGGCCGTGACCCGTCCTTATCCCGGGGCCTTTTCCTTCCTGGGCACCCGGAAATGCCTTTTCTGGGATGTGGTAGAGACACCATCGGCGCCGGATGTGCTTCCGGGCACCGTCCTCTCCATAGATCCTTTTTGTATTGCCTGCGGCACCAATGCGGTTGAGGTGCGGTATGGCCAGGAGGAAAACGGTCTCTACATGAAAGGAACACAGCTTGCCCAGGAGATGAAGCTTGCGCCGGGTATGCTTTTTGACGGCAAAACAGAGTCAGTAGTCGGCCCACGCCGCAAACGGCATGTCCTGATTCTCGGCGTCAACGGCTTTATCGGCAACCATCTGAGCAAACGGCTCCTGGACAGCGGATGCTATGAGGTCCACGGCATGGATCTGAGGTCGGACTGCATCCGGGATCTGATGGCACATCCGGATTTTCATTACACGGAGGGGGATATCTCCATCATGCGGGAGTGGATTGAGTACCACGTTCGAAAGTGTGATATTGTCCTGCCCCTGGTGGCCATTGCAACCCCCATCGAGTATGTCAGGAACCCCCTGCGGGTCTTTGAACTGGATTTTGAGGAAAATCTGCGCATTGTCCGGTACTGCGTCAAATATAAGAAGCGGCTGATTTTTCCCTCCACCTCAGAGGTGTACGGCATGTGCGCAGATGATGAATTTGACGAGGATTATTCCAATTTTGTCCTGGGTCCCATCCATAAGCAGCGCTGGATCTACTCCTGCAGCAAGCAGATGCTGGACCGGGTCATCTGGGCCTATGGAAAAACCCAGGGGCTGCCCTTTACCATTTTCCGGCCCTTTAACTGGGTCGGTCCCAAACTGGATTCTCTCAAATCTGCCAGAATCGGCAGTTCCAGGGTGATAACTCAATTTATCTTAAACCTGGTGGAAGGTTCCCCCATCCGTCTGGTGGACGGGGGACAACAGAAACGCTGCTTCACCGATTACAGGGACGGAGTGGAATGCCTGTTTAAAATCATTGAAGATAAAGACGGCCAATGCAACGGCCGGATTTTCAATATCGGCAATCCGGATAATGAATACAGCATGGCCGACCTTGCTGACATTCTTAGAGAAAAATTCGCTGCACATCCGCAAAGGTCCCAGTTCCCGCCGGACAGCGGCACAGAATGCATCGAAGCCCGGACCTATTATGGGGCCGGCTACCAGGATGTCCAGCATCGGCGTCCATCCATTCGATTATCCCAAAAAATACTGGGATGGACCCCAACGGTCCCCTTTGAACAATCCGTGGCAGAGACTTTGGATTACTTCCTTGACTCTGTGGCTATCGTGGAAACCCAAGGATGA
- a CDS encoding glycosyltransferase: MKEPDISIVIPVYNEKENLMPLTARCLKVLRFLGRPFEIILVDDGSRDGSQELIRQAADRHPEIVGILLNRNYGQHPAVFAGLEQSRGNIVVTMDADLQNPPEEIPRLVAEMDRGVDVVGTVRQHRQDSLFRRSASAVINRLVRQATGVMMTDYGCMLRAYRRPIVQAMLQCRERSTFIPILANSFAGSTVEIPVNHASRENGESKYSFLKLISLQFDLLTSMSTYPLRLLSLIGSVIAAGGIGFGLLLIVLRFAWGSQWAAEGIFTLFAILFFFIGAQFVGMGLLGEYLGRIYHDVRERPRFFIQEITSANCGSPTDLDTKE; encoded by the coding sequence ATGAAGGAACCGGATATTTCCATTGTCATTCCGGTATATAACGAAAAAGAAAACCTCATGCCACTGACAGCCCGCTGCCTCAAGGTCCTGAGGTTTTTGGGACGGCCCTTTGAAATCATCCTGGTGGATGACGGCAGCCGGGACGGTTCCCAGGAGCTAATTCGACAAGCCGCCGACCGGCACCCGGAAATCGTGGGGATTCTGTTAAATCGCAATTACGGCCAGCACCCGGCGGTTTTTGCCGGACTGGAACAGAGCCGCGGCAACATTGTGGTGACCATGGATGCGGACCTCCAGAACCCGCCCGAAGAGATCCCCAGGCTGGTGGCTGAGATGGACCGCGGTGTGGACGTCGTCGGCACGGTGCGTCAGCATCGGCAGGACTCCCTGTTCCGCCGCAGCGCGTCCGCAGTGATCAACCGGCTTGTCCGCCAGGCCACCGGCGTGATGATGACTGATTACGGCTGCATGCTCCGGGCCTATCGGAGGCCCATTGTCCAGGCCATGCTCCAGTGCCGTGAACGCTCCACCTTTATTCCCATTCTGGCCAACAGTTTTGCCGGCAGTACCGTTGAGATCCCTGTCAATCACGCCTCACGGGAAAACGGAGAATCCAAGTACAGCTTTTTAAAGCTGATTTCTCTTCAGTTTGATCTGCTGACCTCCATGTCCACCTATCCCCTGCGCCTTTTGTCTCTGATCGGATCGGTAATTGCGGCCGGTGGCATCGGCTTCGGCCTGCTGTTGATTGTGTTGCGGTTCGCCTGGGGTTCCCAGTGGGCTGCCGAGGGCATATTCACCCTGTTTGCAATACTCTTTTTTTTTATCGGCGCCCAGTTTGTCGGCATGGGGCTTCTCGGGGAGTATCTCGGACGGATCTATCACGATGTGCGTGAACGGCCCCGCTTTTTTATCCAGGAAATCACCAGTGCGAACTGTGGATCTCCGACTGATCTTGACACCAAGGAGTAA